A window of the Motilibacter rhizosphaerae genome harbors these coding sequences:
- a CDS encoding glycoside hydrolase family 15 protein — translation MGAAVVGPSAPAVAASSGAAPGGPGTHATWEPADKHGFGTAIGTGTHSPVWFTLRQGGLSEVFYPDLGTPALRSLHFVVTDARTGTASTAVPTTTRQADSRSLRYTQVSTSAGHWRLTTQYVTDAARASVVVSLRLDSLDRRTYSVFAVADPALGDDGDDDSARVGGGSLTAYDSSSALALEASGGFSARTAGYAGTRSDGALDLADGRLDSAYATAGKGDVAVTGRLHVDGRSRRTATLALGFGATRSAALAVAGRSLAQGFAAAATAYDRGWHAYLSGLSGVPAAASSLRNEYLTSVMVLAASEDKEHPGAFVASPTAPWAWGLGIKGLSQPSEAYHLVWSRDLYQIATALLAAGDKAAAGRALDFLLSTQQKSDGSFPQNSRVDGTPEWGGLQLDEIGLPLVLAWQLGRTDARTMAKVKAAADFLLSYKDKDTGLAAPWSPQERWENQAGYSPATIAAEVAGLVCAADLARRAGDTADADRWMATAKSWQAALAGWTVTTTGPYSSQAYFLRLTKDGKPDAGTTYNVGDGGPTLDQRAVVDPSFLDVVRLGLVSASDPVVQNTVKVVDDRLAVSTPYGLLWHRFTGDGYGETRTGGPWTITKPRTGTTSGRAWPIFAGERGEYELLAGDPKRAAQRLRTMADTANDGGLIAEQVWDGRAPSGTGGRRTGEGTTSATPLVWSHAQFVRLAVSLQAGTPVERPSVVSCTFLQQGC, via the coding sequence CTGGGCGCCGCGGTCGTCGGGCCCAGCGCCCCCGCAGTCGCGGCGTCGAGCGGAGCCGCGCCCGGCGGCCCCGGCACCCACGCGACGTGGGAGCCGGCCGACAAGCACGGCTTCGGCACCGCGATCGGCACCGGCACCCACAGCCCGGTGTGGTTCACCCTGCGCCAGGGCGGCCTGTCCGAGGTCTTCTACCCCGACCTCGGCACGCCCGCGCTCCGCTCGCTCCACTTCGTGGTGACCGACGCGCGCACCGGCACCGCCAGCACCGCCGTGCCGACGACGACGCGGCAGGCCGACAGCCGCAGCCTGCGCTACACCCAGGTCTCGACCTCGGCCGGCCACTGGCGCCTGACGACGCAGTACGTGACGGACGCCGCCCGCGCCTCGGTCGTCGTCTCGCTGCGCCTCGACTCCCTGGACCGGCGGACGTACTCGGTCTTCGCGGTGGCCGATCCCGCCCTGGGCGACGATGGGGACGACGACAGCGCGCGCGTCGGCGGCGGGAGCCTGACGGCGTACGACTCCTCGTCGGCGCTCGCGCTCGAGGCGAGCGGCGGCTTCTCCGCGCGCACCGCCGGCTACGCCGGGACCCGCAGCGACGGAGCGCTCGACCTCGCCGACGGACGGCTCGACTCGGCGTACGCGACGGCGGGGAAGGGCGACGTCGCCGTCACCGGCCGGCTGCACGTCGACGGGCGCAGCCGGCGTACGGCGACGCTCGCGCTCGGCTTCGGCGCGACCCGCAGTGCCGCCCTCGCGGTGGCCGGACGCTCGCTGGCCCAGGGCTTCGCCGCGGCGGCCACGGCGTACGACCGGGGCTGGCACGCGTACCTCTCGGGCCTGTCCGGCGTCCCGGCTGCGGCGAGCAGCCTGCGCAACGAGTACCTCACCTCGGTGATGGTGCTCGCGGCCAGCGAGGACAAGGAGCACCCCGGCGCGTTCGTGGCCTCGCCGACCGCGCCGTGGGCGTGGGGGCTCGGCATCAAGGGGCTGTCGCAGCCGTCCGAGGCGTACCACCTCGTCTGGTCGCGCGACCTCTACCAGATCGCGACCGCGCTGCTCGCGGCCGGCGACAAGGCAGCGGCCGGTCGGGCACTGGACTTCCTGCTGTCCACGCAGCAGAAGAGCGACGGGTCGTTCCCGCAGAACTCCCGCGTGGACGGCACTCCGGAGTGGGGCGGCCTGCAGCTCGACGAGATCGGGCTCCCGCTCGTGCTGGCCTGGCAGCTCGGCCGCACCGACGCGCGCACGATGGCGAAGGTCAAGGCGGCGGCGGACTTCCTGCTGTCCTACAAGGACAAGGACACCGGCCTCGCCGCTCCCTGGTCGCCGCAGGAGCGCTGGGAGAACCAGGCCGGGTACTCGCCCGCGACGATCGCCGCGGAGGTCGCGGGGCTGGTCTGCGCGGCGGACCTCGCCCGTCGCGCGGGCGACACCGCCGACGCGGACCGCTGGATGGCGACGGCGAAGTCCTGGCAGGCCGCGCTCGCGGGCTGGACCGTGACGACGACCGGCCCGTACTCCTCGCAGGCGTACTTCCTGCGGCTCACCAAGGACGGCAAGCCCGACGCCGGCACGACCTACAACGTCGGTGACGGTGGCCCCACGCTCGACCAGCGCGCGGTCGTCGACCCGAGCTTCCTCGACGTGGTCCGCCTCGGCCTCGTCAGCGCGAGCGACCCCGTCGTGCAGAACACCGTCAAGGTCGTCGACGACCGGCTCGCGGTCTCGACGCCGTACGGCCTGCTGTGGCACCGCTTCACCGGGGACGGCTACGGCGAGACGCGGACCGGCGGCCCGTGGACGATCACGAAGCCGCGGACGGGCACGACGTCCGGCCGCGCGTGGCCGATCTTCGCCGGCGAGCGCGGCGAGTACGAGCTGCTGGCGGGCGACCCCAAGCGCGCGGCGCAGCGGCTGCGGACCATGGCCGACACCGCGAACGACGGTGGCCTCATCGCCGAGCAGGTCTGGGACGGGCGCGCCCCCTCGGGCACGGGCGGTCGGCGGACCGGTGAGGGCACGACGTCAGCGACGCCGCTCGTCTGGTCGCACGCGCAGTTCGTCCGGCTCGCCGTCTCCCTGCAGGCCGGTACGCCGGTGGAGCGACCGTCCGTCGTGTCGTGCACCTTCCTGCAGCAGGGCTGCTGA
- a CDS encoding DedA family protein, translated as MPLATAAAATTTALGPSWMHPTELVSTFGAYALVAVLVIVFAECGLLVGFFLPGDSLLFMTGLFIADGSIRTPLWLACVLVAAAAVLGNAVGYAIGWRLGPSVFDKPESRLFRPKHVARTHEFFEKYGTRAIFLARFVPIVRTFITVMAGVGRMDRRAYFTASTIGGIVWGAGVVLLGHALGGVDAVKDNIELALVGIVLLSVIPIGLEWLRARRESGSVGSAG; from the coding sequence GTGCCCCTCGCGACAGCAGCTGCCGCCACCACGACCGCCCTCGGCCCCTCCTGGATGCACCCGACCGAGCTCGTCTCGACGTTCGGGGCGTACGCGCTCGTCGCCGTGCTCGTCATCGTCTTCGCCGAGTGCGGCCTGCTCGTCGGGTTCTTCCTGCCGGGCGACTCGCTGCTGTTCATGACCGGGCTGTTCATCGCCGACGGTTCGATCCGCACGCCGCTGTGGCTGGCGTGCGTCCTGGTCGCCGCGGCCGCGGTGCTCGGCAACGCCGTCGGGTACGCGATCGGCTGGCGGCTCGGTCCCTCGGTGTTCGACAAGCCGGAGTCGCGGCTGTTCCGCCCGAAGCACGTGGCGCGCACGCACGAGTTCTTCGAGAAGTACGGCACCCGCGCCATCTTCCTCGCGCGCTTCGTGCCGATCGTGCGGACCTTCATCACCGTCATGGCGGGCGTGGGCCGGATGGACCGGCGCGCGTACTTCACCGCGTCGACCATCGGCGGCATCGTCTGGGGCGCCGGCGTCGTGCTGCTCGGCCACGCGCTGGGCGGCGTGGACGCGGTCAAGGACAACATCGAGCTCGCGCTCGTCGGGATCGTGCTGCTGAGCGTGATCCCCATCGGCCTCGAGTGGCTCCGGGCGCGGCGGGAGAGCGGGTCGGTCGGCTCGGCGGGGTGA
- a CDS encoding NAD-dependent epimerase/dehydratase family protein, translating into MPTPAFLGSLPGPRFEGTDPDLPVVVTGAGGFIGGWLVRDLLRQGVKTVRAVDIKPFDEWQQRFDDAENLQLDLNNLVACRRATEGMAVVYNLAADMGGMGFIETHKAECMLSVLISTHMLVAAKDAGVQRFFYSSSACVYNADKQEDADVTALVEADAYPAMPEDGYGWEKLFSERMCRHFREDYGLETRVARFHNVYGPLGTWKGGREKAPAALSRKVAEAVLNADPRIDIWGDGEQTRSFMFISDCVYGIQRIMWSDVVEPLNLGSDELVSINQLVALLEDMAYVRLRRSHDLGAPKGVRGRNSDNRLIRRLLGWEPGTSLREGMAVTYAWVREQVAADLAAEAALAAVEG; encoded by the coding sequence ATGCCCACTCCCGCTTTCCTCGGCAGCCTGCCGGGTCCCCGCTTCGAGGGTACGGACCCCGACCTCCCCGTCGTCGTCACGGGAGCCGGTGGCTTCATCGGCGGCTGGCTCGTGCGCGACCTGCTGCGGCAGGGCGTGAAGACCGTGCGCGCCGTCGACATCAAGCCCTTCGACGAGTGGCAGCAGCGCTTCGACGACGCCGAGAACCTCCAGCTCGACCTCAACAACCTCGTCGCGTGCCGGCGGGCGACCGAGGGCATGGCCGTCGTCTACAACCTCGCCGCCGACATGGGCGGCATGGGCTTCATCGAGACGCACAAGGCCGAGTGCATGCTCTCGGTGCTCATCAGCACGCACATGCTGGTTGCCGCGAAGGACGCCGGCGTGCAGCGGTTCTTCTACTCCTCCTCGGCCTGCGTCTACAACGCCGACAAGCAGGAGGACGCGGACGTCACCGCGCTGGTCGAGGCCGACGCGTACCCCGCGATGCCGGAGGACGGCTACGGCTGGGAGAAGCTCTTCAGCGAGCGGATGTGCCGCCACTTCCGCGAGGACTACGGCCTCGAGACCCGAGTCGCGCGCTTCCACAACGTCTACGGCCCGCTCGGCACCTGGAAGGGCGGCCGCGAGAAGGCTCCCGCGGCCCTGAGCCGGAAGGTCGCGGAGGCCGTGCTCAACGCCGACCCGCGCATCGACATCTGGGGCGACGGCGAGCAGACGCGGTCATTCATGTTCATCAGCGACTGCGTCTACGGCATCCAGCGCATCATGTGGAGCGACGTCGTCGAGCCGCTGAACCTCGGCTCCGACGAGCTCGTCTCGATCAACCAGCTCGTCGCGCTGCTAGAGGACATGGCGTACGTCCGCCTGCGCCGCAGCCACGACCTCGGCGCGCCGAAGGGCGTGCGGGGCCGCAACAGCGACAACCGCCTGATCCGCCGGCTGCTCGGCTGGGAGCCGGGCACCTCGCTGCGCGAGGGCATGGCCGTGACGTACGCCTGGGTCCGCGAGCAGGTCGCCGCAGACCTCGCAGCTGAGGCCGCGCTCGCGGCCGTGGAGGGGTAG
- a CDS encoding NADH:flavin oxidoreductase/NADH oxidase, giving the protein MSRLFSPLTLRGTTFRNRAWVAPMCQYTSVDGFPTDWHLVHLGSLARGGAGLVIAEATAVTPEGRITPADAGIWSDEQAAAYAPIVDFVHSQGAAAGIQLAHAGRKASTKRPWDGDGYVEPADGGWQTVGASPLGFADWPAPRELTVPEIGDVVRAFADAAVRADAAGYDVVELHAAHGYLLHQFLSPLTNQRTDAYGGDFAGRTRLTVEVVDAVRAVWPEHKPLFVRFSATDWVEGGWTVEETGELTRILKAHGVDLVDVSSGGLVPDAKIEVGPGYQVPFARAVREASGVPTAAVGLINDPKQAEEVLADGSADAVLLARALLREPHWPLRAAFELGDSVDWPVQYQRAAWR; this is encoded by the coding sequence ATGAGCCGTCTGTTCTCCCCGTTGACCCTGCGCGGCACGACCTTCCGCAACCGCGCGTGGGTCGCGCCGATGTGCCAGTACACCTCCGTCGACGGGTTCCCGACCGACTGGCACCTCGTGCACCTGGGGTCGCTGGCGCGCGGCGGGGCCGGCCTCGTCATCGCCGAGGCCACCGCGGTGACGCCCGAGGGCCGGATCACGCCGGCGGACGCGGGCATCTGGAGCGACGAGCAGGCAGCGGCGTACGCGCCCATCGTCGACTTCGTGCACAGCCAGGGCGCGGCCGCGGGCATCCAGCTCGCGCACGCCGGGCGCAAGGCGTCGACCAAGCGGCCGTGGGACGGCGATGGCTACGTCGAGCCCGCCGACGGCGGGTGGCAGACGGTGGGAGCCTCCCCGCTGGGCTTCGCCGACTGGCCCGCCCCGCGCGAGCTGACGGTCCCGGAGATCGGCGACGTCGTCCGCGCGTTCGCTGACGCTGCGGTGCGCGCTGATGCGGCCGGCTACGACGTCGTCGAGCTGCACGCGGCGCACGGCTACCTGCTGCACCAGTTCCTCTCGCCGCTGACCAACCAGCGCACCGACGCGTACGGCGGCGACTTCGCGGGGCGCACCCGGCTCACGGTCGAGGTCGTGGACGCGGTGCGCGCGGTGTGGCCGGAGCACAAGCCGCTGTTCGTCCGCTTCTCGGCGACGGACTGGGTCGAGGGCGGCTGGACCGTCGAGGAGACCGGCGAGCTCACGCGCATCCTCAAGGCCCACGGGGTGGACCTCGTCGACGTGTCGAGCGGCGGTCTGGTGCCCGACGCGAAGATCGAGGTCGGCCCGGGCTACCAGGTCCCGTTCGCCCGCGCGGTCCGCGAGGCCAGCGGCGTCCCGACCGCTGCGGTCGGCCTCATCAACGACCCGAAGCAGGCCGAGGAGGTGCTGGCCGACGGCTCCGCGGACGCCGTGCTGCTCGCCCGCGCGCTGCTCCGCGAGCCGCACTGGCCGCTGCGCGCGGCCTTCGAGCTCGGCGACAGCGTGGACTGGCCGGTGCAGTACCAGCGCGCCGCGTGGCGCTAG
- a CDS encoding ROK family transcriptional regulator has translation MRGRESSTVRDLRRSNRARVLWELYHQGTLSRQEIAVAAGVSAGTVSNVVTELVDQGVVVEAGQEDSDGGRPRGLLQVASGYGYVIGVDIGETSIGVELFDLSMRVLAARTVTPSERRLDVDEVVRVVLDGMAAVLAESGVAQERVLGVGVGVPGLVEHGGDGVVHGPTVGWDAVPLGRLLAAGTDLPLLVENGAKTLGQAEMWFGAGRGADNAVILLLGTGVGTSIVLGGALYRGAGSSAGEWGHTTVVTGGRLCRCGATGCLEAYVGAGALLRRYEELTGTSGSGSLEERTADLLASDDAAARQVRAETAEYLGAGVGSLVNLFNPERIVVGGWVGRLLGEAFLPVLREQVASHALALPFSQTSLVLAELGRDAIALGAATQPVERLLTSGAMPQQPPRSARRPSDAVGRR, from the coding sequence ATGCGGGGGCGGGAGTCCAGCACGGTCCGCGACCTGCGCCGCAGCAACCGGGCTCGGGTCCTCTGGGAGCTCTACCACCAGGGCACGCTGAGCCGGCAGGAGATCGCCGTGGCCGCCGGCGTCAGCGCCGGCACGGTCAGCAACGTCGTCACCGAGCTCGTGGACCAGGGCGTCGTCGTCGAGGCCGGCCAGGAGGACTCCGACGGCGGACGCCCGCGGGGCCTGCTCCAGGTGGCCTCCGGCTACGGCTACGTCATCGGCGTCGACATCGGTGAGACCTCGATCGGCGTGGAGCTGTTCGACCTCTCCATGCGGGTCCTGGCGGCGCGCACGGTCACCCCCTCCGAGCGCCGCCTCGACGTCGACGAGGTCGTCCGCGTCGTCCTCGACGGCATGGCCGCGGTGCTCGCGGAGTCCGGTGTCGCGCAGGAGCGGGTGCTCGGGGTCGGGGTCGGCGTACCCGGCCTCGTCGAGCACGGCGGGGACGGCGTCGTGCACGGGCCCACCGTCGGGTGGGACGCCGTCCCCCTGGGGCGCCTGCTCGCAGCCGGTACGGACCTCCCCCTGCTCGTGGAGAACGGCGCCAAGACCCTGGGCCAGGCCGAGATGTGGTTCGGCGCGGGCCGCGGGGCGGACAACGCCGTCATCCTCCTGCTGGGCACGGGTGTCGGGACGAGCATCGTGCTCGGTGGCGCGCTGTACCGCGGTGCGGGGAGCAGCGCCGGCGAGTGGGGGCACACGACCGTCGTCACCGGGGGTCGGCTGTGCCGGTGCGGGGCGACCGGCTGCCTCGAGGCGTACGTCGGGGCGGGCGCGCTGCTGCGGCGCTACGAGGAGCTCACCGGCACCTCCGGCAGCGGCAGCCTCGAGGAGCGGACGGCGGACCTGCTCGCCAGCGACGACGCGGCGGCCCGCCAGGTGCGCGCCGAGACCGCGGAGTACCTCGGCGCGGGCGTCGGCAGCCTGGTCAACCTGTTCAACCCGGAGCGCATCGTCGTCGGCGGGTGGGTCGGGCGGCTGCTCGGCGAGGCGTTCCTGCCGGTGCTGCGCGAGCAGGTCGCGTCGCACGCGCTGGCGCTGCCGTTCAGCCAGACCTCGCTCGTCCTGGCCGAGCTCGGCCGCGACGCCATCGCCCTGGGCGCGGCGACGCAGCCCGTGGAGCGGCTGCTGACCTCGGGCGCGATGCCGCAGCAGCCCCCGCGCTCGGCCCGCCGCCCGAGCGACGCGGTTGGACGGCGCTAG
- a CDS encoding nucleotide sugar dehydrogenase: MRVSVFGLGKLGAPLAAVFAASGHDVVAVDVSPSVVDLVNAGTAPVSEPGLQDLMDAGRVRLRATLDPVEAVHASDATFVIVPTPSAPEGGFTNAYLLDALRRIGAAVATKSGYHAVNVTSTVMPGSCDGELRAALEEASGRTVGVDLGLTYSPEFIALGSVVHDMLYPDVLLLGESDPRAGDLVSAIATSSVRNDPALRRMSLVNAELVKISVNTYVTTKISFANMLGEICDRLPGADADVVTAAIGCDSRIGRKYLSAATGYGGPCFPRDNRAFALLASQLGVEATLAKATDVVNKRQTERLHELVGMLASPGDVVAVLGLSYKPGTWFSEESAGLDLLRTLVSAGHEVLGHDPLALDGPVPLVEPGGTLSSDLADVLARADVVVIATAHPEYATLSRLRAHTVLDCWGTTDAAALPADTSYVRLGRAAATRAVRQPASAAA, from the coding sequence ATGCGCGTGTCGGTGTTCGGTCTCGGCAAGCTCGGCGCGCCGCTGGCCGCGGTCTTCGCCGCTAGCGGCCACGACGTCGTCGCCGTCGACGTCAGCCCGTCGGTCGTCGACCTCGTCAACGCCGGGACCGCGCCCGTCAGCGAGCCGGGCCTGCAGGACCTCATGGACGCCGGCCGTGTGCGGCTGCGCGCGACGCTCGACCCGGTCGAGGCCGTGCACGCGAGCGACGCGACCTTCGTCATCGTGCCCACGCCGAGCGCCCCCGAGGGCGGCTTCACCAACGCGTACCTCCTCGACGCGCTGCGCCGGATCGGCGCCGCCGTCGCGACGAAGTCCGGCTACCACGCGGTCAACGTCACGAGCACGGTCATGCCGGGGTCGTGCGACGGCGAGCTGCGCGCGGCCCTCGAGGAGGCCTCCGGCCGGACCGTGGGCGTCGACCTGGGCCTGACCTACAGCCCGGAGTTCATCGCGCTCGGCAGCGTCGTGCACGACATGCTCTACCCGGACGTGCTGCTGCTGGGCGAGTCCGACCCCCGGGCCGGCGACCTCGTCAGCGCGATCGCGACGAGCTCGGTCCGCAACGACCCCGCCCTGCGCCGCATGAGCCTCGTCAACGCCGAGCTCGTGAAGATCAGCGTCAACACCTACGTCACCACGAAGATCTCCTTCGCCAACATGCTCGGCGAGATCTGCGACCGCCTCCCCGGCGCCGACGCCGACGTGGTGACCGCCGCGATCGGCTGCGACAGCCGCATCGGGCGCAAGTACCTCTCCGCCGCGACGGGCTACGGCGGTCCGTGCTTTCCCCGTGACAACAGGGCCTTCGCGCTCCTCGCGTCGCAGTTGGGCGTCGAGGCGACCCTCGCCAAGGCGACCGACGTGGTGAACAAGCGGCAGACCGAGCGGCTCCACGAGCTCGTCGGCATGCTCGCCTCCCCCGGCGACGTCGTCGCCGTCCTCGGGCTGTCCTACAAGCCCGGCACGTGGTTCTCCGAGGAGAGCGCAGGCCTGGACCTGCTGCGCACCTTGGTGTCCGCGGGCCACGAGGTCCTCGGCCACGACCCGCTCGCCCTCGACGGCCCGGTACCGCTCGTGGAGCCGGGCGGGACGCTCAGCAGCGATCTCGCGGACGTCCTCGCCCGCGCCGACGTCGTCGTCATCGCCACCGCCCACCCCGAGTACGCGACGCTCTCCCGGCTGCGCGCGCACACGGTCCTCGACTGCTGGGGAACCACCGACGCCGCAGCGCTTCCTGCGGACACCTCGTACGTCCGCCTGGGCCGCGCCGCGGCGACCCGCGCCGTGCGCCAGCCCGCCTCCGCGGCCGCCTGA
- the pyrE gene encoding orotate phosphoribosyltransferase, whose protein sequence is MTDRDELRQQILDKAVVHGKVVLSSGKEADYYVDLRRVTLDAQAAPLVGRVMLDLTQDLEFDAVGGLTLGADPVATAMLHAAGQQGRTLDAFVVRKAEKQHGLQRRIEGPDVAGRRVLAVEDTSTTGGSVLTAVEALREAGAEVVGVAVIVERGARPKVTEAGLPYLAAYELSDLGL, encoded by the coding sequence GTGACCGACCGCGACGAACTCCGCCAGCAGATCCTCGACAAGGCCGTGGTGCACGGCAAGGTCGTCCTCAGCAGCGGCAAGGAGGCCGACTACTACGTCGACCTGCGCCGGGTCACCCTGGACGCGCAGGCCGCGCCCCTGGTCGGTCGCGTGATGCTGGACCTGACGCAGGACCTGGAGTTCGACGCGGTCGGCGGGCTGACGCTCGGCGCCGACCCGGTCGCGACCGCGATGCTCCACGCGGCCGGCCAGCAGGGGCGCACGCTGGACGCCTTCGTCGTGCGCAAGGCCGAGAAGCAGCACGGGCTGCAGCGGCGCATCGAGGGGCCCGACGTCGCCGGCCGGCGCGTGCTCGCGGTGGAGGACACCTCGACGACCGGCGGCTCGGTCCTCACGGCGGTCGAGGCGCTGCGCGAGGCGGGCGCCGAGGTCGTGGGCGTCGCTGTCATCGTCGAGCGCGGCGCGCGCCCGAAGGTGACCGAGGCCGGCCTGCCCTACCTCGCGGCGTACGAGCTGTCCGACCTCGGCCTCTGA
- a CDS encoding SDR family NAD(P)-dependent oxidoreductase: MARILVTGSAQGIGRQTAADLVGLGHEVVVHGRDDARGRAALDAVPGAAGVVVGDLSSLASTRALAQSAGAYDVVVHNAGVGGDGKRETTVDGLSRIFQVNVLAPYVLTALLPAPQRAIYLSSGLQASGRLDLDDPQWERRRWDGMQAYCDSKLADVLLALWVARRSPGTVSNAVDPGWIRTAMGGRGAPGSPEEGADTQVWLATSDEPAAVASGRYLKGRREQQPNPAARDERLQDRLVELCARLSGVAPAA, encoded by the coding sequence ATGGCGCGCATCCTCGTCACCGGCTCGGCGCAGGGCATCGGGCGGCAGACGGCCGCGGACCTCGTCGGCCTGGGGCACGAGGTCGTCGTGCACGGGCGGGACGACGCACGGGGCCGCGCAGCGCTCGACGCCGTGCCCGGCGCGGCCGGCGTGGTCGTGGGCGACCTCTCCTCGCTGGCCTCGACGCGCGCGCTCGCGCAGAGCGCCGGCGCGTACGACGTCGTCGTGCACAACGCCGGGGTCGGAGGCGACGGGAAGCGCGAGACGACGGTCGACGGGCTGTCGCGGATCTTCCAGGTCAACGTGCTGGCGCCGTACGTCCTCACCGCCCTGCTGCCGGCACCGCAGCGCGCGATCTACCTCTCGAGCGGGCTGCAGGCCAGCGGCCGGCTGGACCTCGACGACCCGCAGTGGGAGCGGCGGCGCTGGGACGGGATGCAGGCGTACTGCGACTCGAAGCTCGCCGACGTCCTGCTGGCCCTGTGGGTCGCCCGCCGGTCGCCCGGCACGGTGAGCAACGCGGTCGACCCGGGCTGGATCAGGACGGCGATGGGCGGGCGCGGCGCCCCGGGCAGCCCCGAGGAGGGCGCGGACACCCAGGTCTGGCTCGCGACGAGCGACGAGCCCGCCGCGGTCGCCAGCGGGCGCTACCTGAAGGGCCGGCGCGAGCAGCAGCCGAACCCCGCCGCGCGCGACGAGCGGCTGCAGGACAGGCTGGTCGAGCTCTGCGCGCGGCTCAGCGGCGTCGCCCCGGCCGCGTAG
- a CDS encoding DedA family protein, with protein sequence MDLLPDLGSVGTLGAYALVGALVFVESGLLLGFLLPGDTVLFGAGLLAGDPGSGVELGVLLPLVLVTAVAGEALGYAIGRRLGRPWLERRMQSGRLDPRHLARAEAFTQRFGWWAVVAARWVPWMRTFVPLLAGVSGMGQRSFTTANVVGAASWGGVLVLAGYAAAGDPRLRTAALVVGAVAVVGSLCAGAVLHRRRR encoded by the coding sequence GTGGACCTGCTGCCCGACCTGGGCTCGGTCGGGACCCTCGGCGCGTACGCGCTGGTCGGCGCACTCGTGTTCGTCGAGTCGGGGCTGCTGCTGGGCTTCCTGCTCCCGGGCGACACCGTGCTGTTCGGGGCCGGCCTGCTCGCCGGGGACCCGGGCTCCGGCGTCGAGCTGGGGGTGCTGCTGCCGCTCGTGCTGGTCACCGCGGTGGCCGGCGAGGCGCTCGGCTACGCGATCGGGCGCAGGCTCGGGCGACCCTGGCTCGAGCGGCGCATGCAGTCGGGCCGGCTCGACCCGCGCCACCTCGCCCGCGCCGAGGCCTTCACGCAGCGCTTCGGCTGGTGGGCGGTGGTGGCGGCGCGCTGGGTGCCGTGGATGCGGACGTTCGTGCCGCTGCTGGCCGGCGTCTCGGGGATGGGGCAGCGCAGCTTCACGACCGCCAACGTCGTCGGGGCGGCGAGCTGGGGCGGGGTGCTCGTGCTCGCCGGGTACGCCGCGGCGGGCGACCCGCGGCTGCGCACCGCCGCCCTCGTCGTGGGGGCGGTCGCGGTGGTCGGCTCGCTGTGCGCGGGTGCGGTCCTGCACAGACGGCGCCGGTAG
- a CDS encoding glycosyltransferase — protein sequence MPACDLEPLRNPGAAFAAPPFGAPESGPWVVTATWPYGEVPSTWALRARLADEVWAPSTSAAAGWTDAGLPRARVRVLPAGVDTSLVTPEGRSDRTVRGLGSFVVLAAGGTSLAAGPDLALRAVREAFPGRSDVALVLLGGSAEEHDALTPDVQDELSRAASGGGPRVVVLRTPADEAGLARLLRSCDVVLLPTRASASGTRVAQAMAAGVPVVGAGAVAAELLGAASPAAAARTEAVRLSGVQPLHRPFTWGEPDVSELVAALREAEGTGSEQLRTWLRARAVRDLSSERADRLRAARLSALEQRTPVREGGVPVAPHGVAGSLGQQVLVTVTDRAQAEAVAAGFAAAYVPTDCVELLLLPATGPLGEVPGARALPVLPTDVQADLAATVDVVVGAGQAPTTPEEWYALVPPLPRLRG from the coding sequence ATGCCCGCGTGTGACCTCGAGCCGCTGCGCAACCCCGGAGCCGCCTTCGCCGCGCCGCCCTTCGGCGCCCCCGAGTCCGGTCCCTGGGTCGTGACGGCCACCTGGCCGTACGGCGAGGTGCCCTCGACGTGGGCGCTGCGGGCGCGGCTGGCCGACGAGGTATGGGCGCCCAGCACCAGCGCGGCCGCCGGCTGGACCGACGCGGGGCTGCCGCGGGCACGCGTCCGCGTGCTGCCCGCCGGGGTGGACACGTCGCTCGTCACCCCCGAGGGCCGCTCCGACCGCACGGTGCGGGGGCTCGGCTCGTTCGTGGTCCTCGCCGCGGGCGGCACCAGCCTGGCCGCAGGTCCCGACCTCGCGCTCCGCGCGGTGCGCGAGGCCTTCCCCGGCCGCAGCGACGTCGCCCTGGTCCTGCTCGGCGGCAGCGCGGAGGAGCACGACGCGCTCACCCCGGACGTCCAGGACGAGCTGTCGCGCGCCGCTTCGGGCGGCGGCCCCCGCGTCGTGGTCCTGCGCACCCCGGCCGACGAGGCCGGCCTCGCCCGCCTGCTCCGGTCCTGCGACGTCGTGCTGCTGCCGACCCGCGCCTCGGCGAGCGGCACCCGCGTGGCCCAGGCCATGGCGGCGGGCGTCCCCGTCGTCGGCGCCGGCGCCGTGGCGGCCGAGCTGCTCGGCGCCGCGTCACCCGCGGCCGCCGCGCGCACGGAGGCCGTCCGGCTCTCGGGCGTCCAGCCGCTGCACCGGCCGTTCACCTGGGGCGAGCCGGACGTCAGCGAGCTGGTGGCGGCGCTGCGCGAGGCGGAGGGCACCGGCTCCGAGCAGCTGCGGACGTGGCTGCGCGCCCGCGCCGTCCGCGACCTCTCGAGCGAGCGCGCGGACCGCCTGCGCGCCGCGCGGCTCTCCGCCCTCGAGCAGCGCACTCCCGTGCGCGAGGGCGGGGTCCCGGTCGCCCCCCACGGCGTCGCCGGGTCGCTGGGCCAGCAGGTCCTCGTCACCGTGACCGACCGCGCCCAGGCCGAGGCCGTCGCGGCGGGCTTCGCCGCGGCGTACGTGCCGACGGACTGCGTCGAGCTGCTGCTCCTGCCGGCGACCGGCCCGCTCGGCGAGGTGCCGGGCGCGCGGGCGCTGCCCGTCCTCCCGACCGACGTGCAGGCGGACCTCGCCGCGACGGTCGACGTGGTGGTCGGGGCCGGCCAGGCGCCGACCACCCCCGAGGAGTGGTACGCGCTGGTGCCGCCGCTGCCGCGGCTGCGCGGGTAG